A single window of Oculatellaceae cyanobacterium DNA harbors:
- the fabF gene encoding beta-ketoacyl-ACP synthase II, which translates to MTNSERKRVVVTGLGAITPIGNNLTEYWSGLLSGRNGIGLITLFDASKHACRIAGEVKNFDPHEYLERKEAKRMDRFAQFAVAASKQAIADAELTINDLNAEQVGVIIGTGIGGLKVLEDQEEIYLTKGPDRCSPFMIPMMIANMAAGLTAIHIGAKGPNSCSVTACAAGSNAVGDAFRLIQAGYAQAMVCGGTESAVTPLGLAGFAAARALSTRNDDPAHACRPFDRDRDGFVMGEGAGILVLEELEHALSRGARIYAEIIGYGMTCDAYHITSPVPGGHGAATAMQLAMKDAGVTPEQVSYINAHGTSTAANDVTETAAIKTALGEKAYQVAISSTKSMTGHLLGGSGGIEAVATALAVANDQIPPTINLENPDPECDLDYVPNQSRAQKVNLALSNSFGFGGHNVTLVFKKYV; encoded by the coding sequence ATGACAAATTCTGAGCGTAAACGCGTTGTCGTAACGGGTCTCGGCGCGATTACACCAATTGGCAATAACCTGACCGAGTATTGGTCAGGTTTGTTAAGCGGTCGCAATGGTATTGGTTTGATCACTTTATTTGACGCATCAAAACACGCTTGCCGCATAGCAGGTGAAGTGAAAAATTTTGATCCTCATGAGTACTTGGAGCGCAAAGAAGCCAAGCGGATGGATCGGTTTGCCCAGTTTGCAGTTGCTGCCAGCAAGCAGGCGATCGCAGACGCTGAACTAACCATTAATGACCTGAACGCAGAACAGGTAGGTGTCATTATTGGCACTGGTATTGGTGGTCTGAAGGTACTAGAAGACCAAGAAGAAATTTACCTCACAAAAGGGCCAGATCGCTGTAGCCCTTTTATGATTCCGATGATGATTGCCAATATGGCAGCAGGTTTAACTGCAATTCATATCGGGGCTAAGGGGCCAAATTCTTGCTCTGTAACGGCTTGTGCGGCTGGTTCTAACGCTGTGGGAGATGCTTTTCGCTTAATCCAAGCAGGGTATGCTCAAGCAATGGTTTGTGGCGGGACAGAATCAGCAGTAACACCATTAGGACTGGCTGGATTTGCCGCAGCAAGGGCGCTTTCTACTCGCAATGATGATCCGGCTCATGCTTGTCGTCCTTTTGATCGCGATCGCGATGGTTTTGTGATGGGTGAGGGTGCTGGAATTTTAGTTTTAGAAGAACTAGAACACGCTCTTAGTCGTGGCGCACGCATTTATGCGGAAATCATTGGTTACGGCATGACTTGTGATGCTTATCACATTACTTCACCAGTACCTGGTGGACATGGTGCTGCTACAGCTATGCAGTTAGCGATGAAAGACGCAGGTGTTACCCCTGAGCAGGTAAGTTACATCAATGCTCACGGCACTAGCACAGCAGCAAATGATGTCACTGAAACAGCAGCAATTAAAACTGCTCTGGGCGAAAAAGCTTATCAGGTAGCGATTAGCTCTACTAAGTCGATGACAGGTCACTTGCTTGGTGGTTCTGGCGGAATTGAAGCCGTTGCTACAGCATTAGCTGTTGCTAACGATCAAATTCCTCCGACAATTAATTTAGAAAATCCTGATCCAGAGTGTGATTTGGATTATGTACCTAACCAAAGTCGCGCTCAAAAAGTAAATCTCGCGCTGTCAAATTCTTTTGGGTTTGGCGGTCACAATGTCACGTTAGTATTCAAGAAGTACGT
- a CDS encoding CoB--CoM heterodisulfide reductase iron-sulfur subunit B family protein encodes MASPNLKYAYFPGCVAQGACRELYLSTAALTQALGIELVELKKASCCGSGTFKEDSQLLEDTVNARNITLAEELNLPLLTHCSTCQGVIGHVDERLKRSQQTDVPYVNQINGLLKKEGCLPYRGSTQVIHLLWALVKDYGLDELQKRVTRQLKNLNCAAFYGCYLLRGQQSIPYDDPHKPESMENVFRAVGATPVYYRGRTQCCGWPLASYATNQSFQMAGMHIQEAIDAGADCLVTPCPLCHLNLDSRQPEVEKVINRQLGLPVLHLPQLIALAVGISPKQLGLDQHIVSTRPVLAKLGFS; translated from the coding sequence ATGGCATCCCCCAATCTCAAGTACGCTTACTTTCCTGGCTGTGTCGCCCAAGGAGCGTGTAGGGAACTTTACTTATCTACTGCTGCACTTACTCAAGCTTTAGGCATCGAATTGGTTGAATTAAAAAAAGCTTCCTGCTGCGGTTCAGGCACGTTTAAAGAGGATTCCCAACTTTTAGAAGACACTGTTAATGCTCGCAACATTACCTTGGCTGAGGAACTGAATCTGCCACTTTTGACTCATTGCAGCACTTGCCAGGGTGTGATTGGTCATGTTGATGAGCGTCTTAAGCGATCGCAACAAACAGATGTGCCTTATGTTAATCAAATTAACGGTCTATTAAAAAAAGAAGGTTGTTTACCTTATCGCGGTAGTACCCAAGTTATACATTTACTATGGGCATTGGTGAAAGATTACGGTTTAGATGAGCTACAAAAGCGAGTAACTCGCCAGCTTAAAAATCTCAATTGTGCCGCCTTTTATGGATGTTATTTGCTTAGGGGGCAACAGTCTATTCCTTATGATGACCCTCATAAGCCAGAGTCAATGGAAAATGTGTTCCGCGCTGTCGGGGCAACACCAGTTTATTATCGGGGTCGAACTCAATGCTGTGGTTGGCCTCTCGCCAGCTATGCGACAAATCAATCTTTTCAGATGGCAGGAATGCACATTCAGGAAGCCATAGATGCTGGTGCTGATTGTTTGGTAACACCCTGTCCTTTGTGCCACTTGAATCTTGATTCTCGACAACCGGAGGTAGAAAAAGTAATTAATCGTCAGTTAGGTTTACCAGTGCTGCATCTTCCCCAATTAATAGCTTTAGCAGTGGGAATTAGTCCTAAGCAGTTAGGTCTAGATCAGCATATTGTCTCAACGCGACCAGTGTTAGCAAAATTAGGCTTCTCTTAG
- a CDS encoding response regulator transcription factor, whose product MDILIVEDEPEIARLIQLALEKEGFSCQISRDGISAINAILEQQPDLIILDLMLPGLDGLEVCARIRQKPGAKDPYILMLTARGEEIDRVIGLSTGADDYLVKPFSPRELVARVRALLRRSLRQAGQHQVYRTEHFTLDVEQRTAIRQINFNQGETLDLTTLEFNLLTTFMSQPHRVWNRIQLIDKLWGDDFFGDERVVDTHVARLRKKIELDPANPTFIKTVVGVGYKFEDAAV is encoded by the coding sequence ATGGATATTTTAATTGTTGAAGATGAACCGGAAATTGCCCGACTTATTCAGTTGGCTTTAGAAAAAGAAGGATTTTCCTGCCAAATCAGCCGAGATGGGATTAGTGCAATAAATGCAATCCTTGAGCAACAACCGGATTTAATTATTCTTGATTTGATGCTACCTGGCTTGGATGGGCTAGAAGTGTGCGCCCGAATTCGACAAAAACCGGGTGCGAAAGATCCCTATATTTTAATGCTGACTGCTAGAGGTGAGGAAATTGATCGGGTAATTGGTTTGTCAACGGGTGCAGATGATTATTTAGTTAAACCTTTTAGTCCTAGAGAGTTAGTTGCAAGGGTGCGAGCGCTATTACGGCGTAGCCTACGTCAAGCGGGGCAACATCAGGTTTACCGCACAGAGCATTTTACCCTGGATGTGGAGCAACGGACTGCTATACGCCAGATTAATTTTAATCAAGGAGAAACGTTAGACTTAACAACCTTAGAATTTAATCTGTTAACTACTTTTATGAGCCAACCTCATCGGGTTTGGAACCGTATTCAGTTAATTGACAAACTTTGGGGTGATGACTTTTTTGGTGATGAACGAGTAGTAGATACTCATGTAGCGCGATTACGGAAAAAAATCGAACTAGATCCCGCTAATCCCACTTTTATTAAGACTGTGGTTGGGGTGGGA
- a CDS encoding alpha/beta hydrolase-fold protein, translated as MKKRYKVRKRNTSPLRYIYKFEELKVSQSSKKVFLILLSVFGIVSSIYWYLGMAPTPKLDTAVAIAPDVQLSYQIQRYTSSVMGGERTYGICLPPNYGQNPQQRYPVIFLLHGGNGRPTDWFKKGLALPVIEQLYATGKLPHSIIVTPDGNDKRGASPFYDPQYIDGVNGRVNTAVGNELVRVIKNRYRTLLTPNSWAIGGLSSGGWGALNIGLHNPQNFSVMFSHSGYFRDRSGAKNSPVTYIKRISKAKRQQFRIYLDAGDEDGKFLQQTKEFAQVLQTLKIPYQFNQFPGGHTLVGPDSLWNYWHKHLADSLTYVGTQFKKASPADTVGPPNPWLKNNAKEDNSEFEI; from the coding sequence ATGAAGAAGCGCTACAAAGTTAGAAAGAGAAATACATCTCCCCTCAGATATATTTACAAATTTGAGGAGTTAAAAGTTAGCCAAAGTAGCAAGAAAGTATTTTTAATCTTGTTATCTGTATTTGGTATTGTGTCTTCTATCTACTGGTATCTAGGAATGGCTCCTACGCCTAAATTAGATACGGCAGTGGCGATCGCACCTGATGTCCAGTTAAGCTACCAAATTCAAAGGTACACTAGCTCTGTGATGGGCGGAGAACGTACTTATGGTATTTGCTTACCACCAAATTATGGTCAAAACCCACAGCAGCGCTACCCAGTAATTTTTTTGCTACATGGAGGAAATGGCAGACCTACTGACTGGTTTAAAAAAGGTTTAGCACTGCCTGTAATTGAACAACTATATGCCACAGGAAAACTACCACATAGCATTATTGTCACTCCTGATGGCAATGATAAACGTGGTGCTAGCCCCTTCTATGACCCTCAGTATATTGATGGTGTAAATGGGAGGGTAAATACTGCTGTTGGGAATGAATTGGTCAGAGTAATTAAAAATCGCTATCGCACCTTACTAACACCTAATTCTTGGGCTATTGGGGGATTATCTTCTGGAGGATGGGGAGCTTTAAATATCGGACTACATAACCCGCAGAACTTTTCAGTTATGTTTAGTCACAGTGGTTATTTTCGAGATCGCAGTGGTGCAAAAAACAGTCCCGTCACATATATCAAAAGAATTTCTAAGGCTAAACGCCAACAATTTCGGATTTATCTAGATGCAGGCGATGAAGATGGCAAATTTTTACAACAAACTAAAGAGTTTGCCCAAGTTCTTCAAACACTCAAAATCCCCTATCAATTTAACCAGTTTCCAGGCGGACACACACTTGTTGGCCCTGATTCACTTTGGAATTACTGGCACAAACATTTAGCTGATTCCTTAACTTACGTGGGTACACAGTTCAAAAAGGCTAGTCCAGCAGATACTGTTGGCCCTCCTAACCCTTGGTTAAAAAATAATGCTAAAGAAGATAATTCAGAATTTGAAATTTGA
- the acpP gene encoding acyl carrier protein, translating to MSQQDTFDKVKKIVAEQLEVEPNDIKPESNFANDLGADSLDTVELVMALEEEFDIEIPDEAAEQILTVQAVVDYINEKVPA from the coding sequence ATGAGCCAACAGGACACTTTTGATAAAGTCAAGAAAATTGTTGCAGAACAATTGGAAGTCGAACCCAATGATATCAAGCCCGAATCTAATTTTGCTAACGACTTGGGAGCAGATTCCCTCGATACTGTTGAACTCGTCATGGCTTTAGAAGAAGAATTTGATATCGAAATTCCAGACGAAGCAGCCGAGCAAATTCTGACGGTTCAGGCTGTTGTCGATTACATTAATGAAAAAGTGCCAGCCTAA
- a CDS encoding DUF2156 domain-containing protein: MPETIDQVKEPFSNETIRIILSNYGFNSTSYLALESDKTHFFHQKVSAVTAYANFNKVAITAGEPICRRNSLGIAIDEFLEFTQKQRLQPLFFEVTESVTPVLQQRGFHVLKLGEEPFFELDKFTLKGNKMANVRSSGNTAKKRGVRVREYYPTDPEALLINPQLEAISNQWLETRGISELSFTLGTLSLEQPGDRRYFIAEQGNKVVAFLTYSPIYARQGVYLDLMRRSDDAPTGTMDLILSESFQLLHKAGVKLVTMGMSPLANVQNSSINQSKHLAWLLYKFSVYGKSFYHFEQMHDFKRKFQPHFWESKYLAYRYLGFRELDAIMSALLRQNISRLVWRILNQPIYFKFL; encoded by the coding sequence ATGCCAGAAACCATCGATCAAGTTAAGGAGCCATTTTCTAATGAGACTATTCGTATCATTCTCAGTAATTATGGCTTTAACTCGACTAGCTATCTGGCGCTAGAATCGGATAAAACGCACTTTTTTCATCAAAAAGTTTCCGCCGTAACTGCCTATGCTAATTTTAACAAGGTGGCGATTACTGCTGGAGAACCGATTTGCCGACGAAATTCGCTAGGAATTGCTATTGATGAATTTCTGGAATTTACCCAAAAGCAACGTCTTCAACCATTATTTTTTGAGGTAACAGAGTCAGTTACCCCAGTATTGCAGCAACGAGGATTTCATGTGCTGAAACTGGGAGAAGAGCCGTTTTTTGAGTTAGACAAATTTACTCTTAAGGGTAACAAAATGGCTAACGTTCGCTCGTCTGGAAATACGGCGAAGAAACGCGGTGTCAGGGTACGGGAGTATTATCCAACAGATCCAGAAGCTTTGTTGATTAATCCACAGTTGGAAGCAATTTCTAATCAATGGCTGGAAACACGAGGGATAAGCGAGCTATCTTTTACACTAGGAACTCTTTCTTTAGAACAGCCTGGAGATAGACGCTATTTTATTGCCGAACAAGGCAATAAAGTTGTCGCTTTTCTTACTTATAGCCCGATTTATGCACGTCAGGGCGTGTATCTGGATTTAATGCGTCGGTCGGACGATGCGCCTACAGGCACAATGGATTTAATACTAAGTGAATCTTTTCAATTACTACACAAAGCTGGGGTGAAATTAGTCACGATGGGGATGTCACCTCTAGCTAATGTGCAGAATTCCTCAATTAATCAATCAAAACATCTGGCTTGGCTGTTATATAAATTTTCTGTTTACGGAAAAAGTTTTTACCACTTTGAGCAGATGCACGACTTTAAACGAAAGTTTCAACCTCATTTTTGGGAGTCGAAATATTTAGCATACCGCTATTTAGGTTTTCGGGAACTGGATGCGATCATGTCCGCTTTGTTGCGCCAAAATATTAGTAGGTTAGTTTGGCGGATTCTTAATCAGCCGATTTATTTTAAATTCTTATGA